A section of the Pseudanabaena mucicola str. Chao 1806 genome encodes:
- a CDS encoding energy-coupling factor transporter transmembrane component T family protein — MDILRSLPIGLYLEQPITWLHRLDPRIKMFGLLTFLLTPIQANEFWRIAIAVLLIILTLAAKIPMRVWKQQMGILLLLAFMTLAIATISPDGFNATVQPRRQIPEVSISNDKPSITSPLTFKLPQPTSYNYVLWKAGSITITRRSRELGVRVCTLIFTYLYAPTLFLLVTAPEEITAAIASIFAPLKFFKVPIVEVVLTLTLALRFVPLVLEEVQNLARAIRTRSINWKRLGFKRTTQIWLILAERLIDNLFIRAEQTASAMQVRGFTSPNTHLVVWNPLRLLPRDILLLILLVGMWGVRIYYGNEF; from the coding sequence GTGGATATACTGCGATCGCTTCCTATCGGACTCTATCTCGAACAGCCCATTACATGGCTGCATCGACTTGATCCACGCATTAAAATGTTTGGGTTACTCACCTTTTTATTAACACCAATTCAAGCAAATGAATTTTGGCGGATTGCGATCGCTGTTTTACTGATCATTCTGACCCTTGCGGCAAAGATTCCGATGCGGGTATGGAAACAGCAGATGGGGATTTTGCTGTTACTTGCTTTTATGACTCTTGCGATCGCTACGATTTCTCCCGATGGATTCAATGCTACAGTGCAGCCACGCCGCCAGATTCCTGAAGTGAGTATTAGTAATGATAAACCAAGTATCACCTCGCCTTTAACTTTCAAATTACCACAGCCAACTTCCTATAATTATGTGCTCTGGAAAGCAGGCAGTATCACCATTACGCGCAGATCCCGCGAGTTAGGTGTGAGGGTCTGTACCTTAATTTTCACCTATCTCTATGCGCCAACCCTATTTCTGCTAGTTACGGCTCCCGAAGAAATTACGGCGGCGATCGCCTCGATATTTGCACCTTTAAAATTCTTCAAAGTTCCTATTGTAGAAGTAGTACTCACGCTCACCCTTGCCTTACGTTTTGTTCCCCTTGTTTTAGAAGAGGTACAGAACCTCGCTAGAGCTATCCGTACCCGTTCCATTAACTGGAAAAGATTAGGATTTAAACGCACTACTCAAATTTGGCTCATCCTTGCCGAACGTCTGATCGACAATCTATTCATCCGTGCGGAGCAAACCGCTAGCGCCATGCAAGTCCGAGGTTTTACCAGTCCTAATACTCACCTTGTGGTGTGGAATCCTTTAAGATTGCTTCCTCGCGATATTTTATTACTCATCCTTCTTGTTGGAATGTGGGGTGTCAGAATCTATTATGGCAATGAATTTTAA
- a CDS encoding Hsp70 family protein — MEYAIDFGTSNTVVARINENGTIETIRLADYSSLIANNPPLIPSFVYVQDANQEQVLIGQEVSDRGLDSKNSKGEQRFFKAFKRAIGSNVSMFVPELDGREVEFELVGEWFLKRIIERLPDVDSLIFTVPVDSFESYRNWLGGVCEKLTINQVRIIDEPTAAALGYGINGGSETLLVVDFGGGTLDLSLVKLSFSQEQIETNQPKSPLGFLLKWGDRTIKDTPLSTNQSSQTAKVLAKTGQNLGGIDIDNWIIGYFHRELGLPKNSLVTRLAERIKIALSSANSVAEVYFNDQTFESYELTLTRSQFNQILEQQSFFVNLDLALDRIRQQASRQNLDLNQIDAILLVGGTSQIPAVKEWALKHFPSEKVKADKPFEAIAHGAISQGWELKDFLYHSYGIRYWDKRYKKHNWHTIVKSGTTYPLDKPVELTLGASIPNQPSIELVIGELGETNVEVYFEDQRLITRVLEGKQVAVQILNENSKVIANLDPLGQTGSDRIKVFFQVDEKRTLRITVLDLLTKQNLLSNAPVAQLM, encoded by the coding sequence ATGGAATATGCGATCGACTTTGGCACAAGTAATACTGTTGTAGCAAGAATTAATGAGAATGGAACAATTGAGACTATTAGACTCGCTGATTACAGTAGTCTCATCGCAAATAATCCCCCATTAATTCCTAGCTTTGTTTATGTGCAGGATGCCAATCAAGAGCAAGTATTAATTGGGCAAGAAGTGAGCGATCGCGGTTTAGATAGCAAGAATTCTAAAGGCGAACAGCGATTTTTTAAGGCTTTTAAAAGAGCGATCGGTTCTAATGTTTCGATGTTTGTGCCTGAACTTGATGGACGAGAGGTCGAGTTTGAACTGGTGGGAGAATGGTTTCTCAAGAGAATTATTGAGCGCTTACCTGATGTAGATTCCTTGATTTTCACAGTTCCCGTTGATAGCTTTGAGTCCTATCGCAATTGGCTTGGTGGAGTCTGCGAGAAGCTAACTATCAATCAGGTACGAATTATTGACGAACCAACGGCAGCGGCTCTGGGCTATGGCATTAATGGTGGTAGCGAAACTCTCTTGGTAGTAGATTTTGGTGGTGGAACTTTAGATTTATCTTTAGTGAAGTTATCTTTTTCCCAAGAACAAATAGAAACCAATCAGCCAAAATCACCATTGGGATTTCTCTTGAAATGGGGCGATCGCACGATTAAAGATACTCCCCTATCAACTAATCAAAGTTCCCAAACTGCTAAAGTCCTCGCAAAAACAGGACAAAATCTTGGTGGTATTGATATCGATAATTGGATTATTGGTTATTTTCATCGTGAGTTGGGTTTACCGAAAAACTCGCTCGTAACTCGCTTAGCGGAACGAATTAAAATAGCTCTTTCAAGTGCAAACTCAGTGGCGGAGGTTTACTTTAACGATCAAACTTTTGAGTCCTATGAATTAACTTTGACGAGATCTCAGTTCAACCAAATTCTGGAACAACAGAGTTTTTTTGTCAATCTTGATCTTGCCCTTGATCGTATTCGTCAGCAAGCATCTCGCCAAAATCTTGACCTAAATCAAATTGATGCGATTCTTTTAGTGGGTGGAACTTCCCAAATCCCTGCAGTGAAAGAATGGGCATTAAAACATTTTCCTAGCGAGAAAGTAAAAGCAGATAAACCTTTTGAAGCGATCGCACATGGTGCAATTTCTCAAGGTTGGGAACTAAAAGACTTCCTCTATCACAGCTATGGGATTCGCTATTGGGATAAACGATATAAAAAACATAACTGGCATACAATCGTCAAATCTGGGACAACCTATCCCTTAGACAAACCAGTGGAATTAACCCTTGGTGCATCAATCCCTAATCAGCCAAGCATTGAGTTAGTTATTGGGGAATTAGGTGAAACCAATGTAGAGGTTTATTTTGAAGATCAACGTCTTATTACTCGTGTACTGGAGGGAAAGCAAGTGGCAGTGCAGATTCTCAATGAGAATAGTAAAGTGATTGCCAATCTCGATCCTCTAGGGCAAACAGGTAGCGATCGCATTAAGGTGTTTTTCCAAGTTGATGAAAAACGTACTTTGCGGATCACAGTTCTAGATTTATTAACCAAGCAAAATTTACTAAGTAACGCTCCTGTTGCCCAACTGATGTAA
- a CDS encoding GuaB3 family IMP dehydrogenase-related protein, with product MDIQIGRGKTARRAYGIDEIALVPGGRTLDPNVAYTFWEVGGIRREIPIIASAMDGVVDVDVAVRLSELGALGVINLDGIQTRYDNPKPILEKIASVGVTDFVSLMQQLYAEPVKPELIQKRIREIKEKGGIACASSIPVNAFKYGLIAAEAGCDLFFLQSTVVSTTHIAAEGLVSLDLAKFCQEMPIPVLMGNCVTYDVTLELLRAGAAGVLVGIGPGAACTSRGVLGVGVPQATAVADCAAAREDFFKETGKYVPIIADGGLITGGDICKSIACGADAVMIGSPFARAAEAPGRGFHWGMATPSPVLPRGTRIKVGTTGSLEQILRGPAGLDDGTHNLLGALKTSMGTLGAANIREMQQVEVVIAPSLLTEGKVYQKAQQLGMGK from the coding sequence GTGGACATTCAAATTGGGCGCGGTAAAACTGCACGCAGAGCCTATGGCATCGACGAAATTGCACTAGTACCGGGAGGAAGAACCCTCGATCCCAACGTTGCCTATACATTTTGGGAAGTTGGGGGAATTCGACGAGAAATACCGATTATTGCCAGCGCTATGGATGGCGTTGTCGATGTCGATGTGGCTGTAAGACTTTCTGAGCTAGGAGCATTAGGTGTAATCAACCTTGATGGTATACAAACCCGCTATGACAATCCCAAGCCAATCTTAGAAAAAATTGCATCTGTGGGCGTTACAGATTTCGTCTCACTGATGCAACAGCTTTATGCTGAACCCGTTAAGCCCGAACTCATCCAAAAACGTATCCGCGAAATTAAAGAGAAAGGTGGTATTGCTTGCGCTAGCAGCATTCCCGTTAATGCTTTCAAATATGGATTAATTGCCGCGGAAGCAGGTTGTGACTTATTTTTCTTACAATCAACAGTAGTATCTACCACTCACATTGCTGCGGAAGGACTAGTCTCTCTCGATCTTGCCAAATTCTGTCAAGAAATGCCCATTCCAGTACTTATGGGCAACTGCGTTACCTACGATGTCACTTTAGAATTGTTGAGAGCAGGAGCCGCAGGCGTACTTGTGGGCATTGGACCTGGTGCAGCATGTACGTCTAGAGGGGTACTTGGAGTTGGTGTTCCTCAAGCCACGGCTGTCGCTGATTGTGCGGCTGCCCGCGAAGACTTTTTTAAAGAAACAGGCAAATATGTTCCTATTATCGCCGATGGCGGTTTGATCACAGGTGGAGATATTTGTAAATCGATCGCCTGTGGTGCAGATGCCGTAATGATTGGTTCTCCCTTTGCACGAGCAGCCGAAGCCCCCGGACGTGGTTTCCACTGGGGTATGGCAACACCTAGCCCCGTATTGCCACGCGGTACTCGCATCAAGGTAGGTACAACGGGTTCCCTAGAGCAAATCTTGCGGGGACCTGCGGGACTTGACGACGGGACACATAACCTCTTAGGTGCACTCAAAACTAGTATGGGGACTTTAGGAGCAGCTAATATTCGTGAAATGCAACAAGTGGAAGTTGTCATTGCACCTTCACTTTTGACAGAAGGAAAGGTTTACCAAAAAGCACAACAACTAGGCATGGGCAAATAG
- a CDS encoding ABC transporter ATP-binding protein gives MDESSKTTLGIQQVTRRFGGLVAVNEVSFEVQGNEIFGVIGPNGAGKTTLFNTITGLIAPSSGQIIFDGQEITNRRPHQIAKCGIARTFQNIRLFGDLSALENVAIARHLSTTTGIWNGILGLPPTHKEEKQTYNRAYELLELVGLSDRSDVKAKNFSYGDQRRLEIARALALQPKLLLLDEPAAGMNPSEKGQLSDFIRSLRDSFNLTILLIEHHVPLVMGLCDRIAVLDFGQLIAIGKPEIVKSDRAVIEAYLGDEG, from the coding sequence ATGGACGAAAGTAGTAAAACAACCTTAGGAATTCAACAAGTAACCCGTCGATTTGGTGGCTTGGTAGCAGTTAATGAAGTATCTTTTGAAGTACAGGGAAATGAGATCTTTGGTGTGATTGGTCCTAATGGCGCTGGCAAAACTACATTGTTTAATACGATTACAGGATTAATCGCTCCTAGTAGTGGTCAAATTATCTTCGATGGACAAGAAATCACTAATCGACGACCTCATCAAATTGCTAAATGTGGTATTGCCCGCACGTTCCAGAATATTCGTTTGTTTGGGGACCTTTCGGCTTTAGAAAATGTGGCGATCGCTAGACATTTGAGTACTACTACAGGTATTTGGAATGGAATTTTAGGTCTACCACCTACCCATAAAGAAGAAAAACAAACCTACAATCGCGCCTATGAACTATTGGAACTTGTGGGACTAAGCGATCGCTCAGATGTCAAAGCCAAGAATTTTTCTTATGGCGATCAGCGTCGTCTGGAGATCGCCCGTGCGCTTGCCCTGCAACCCAAGTTATTACTTTTAGATGAACCCGCCGCAGGGATGAATCCTAGCGAAAAGGGACAATTAAGTGATTTCATTCGGAGCTTGCGTGATAGCTTTAATTTGACGATTTTACTAATTGAGCATCACGTCCCTTTGGTGATGGGATTATGTGATCGCATAGCTGTGTTAGACTTTGGGCAACTAATTGCGATCGGGAAACCTGAAATTGTCAAAAGTGATCGAGCTGTGATTGAGGCTTATCTTGGCGATGAAGGTTAA
- the rnc gene encoding ribonuclease III gives MKELFSFQDPNLLRMALTHRSYVHENPSVAEDNERLEFLGDAILNFLSGSYLYRQHPELGEDELTRRRAALVDEKQLANFAIALRLDTQILLGKGALRDGGNKSDNLLSCAFEAMIGALYLDRDCDVELLRPAVEALFASVPPELVNTRSDLDAKNRLQEWVQSYIGHTLPRYVTEKVGGTDHTPEFASKVYVGDRLYGQSLRNFSSKKEAERAAALDALEQIERML, from the coding sequence ATGAAAGAACTATTCAGTTTTCAAGATCCCAATTTATTACGCATGGCATTAACCCACCGCTCCTATGTCCATGAAAATCCGAGCGTAGCCGAGGATAACGAGCGGCTAGAATTTTTGGGGGATGCTATTTTAAATTTTCTTAGTGGATCATACCTCTATCGCCAACATCCCGAATTAGGTGAAGATGAATTGACCCGTCGGCGGGCAGCCCTAGTGGATGAAAAGCAACTAGCTAATTTTGCGATCGCATTACGATTAGATACTCAAATTTTGTTAGGAAAAGGGGCGCTACGTGATGGGGGCAATAAAAGTGATAATCTCCTCAGTTGTGCCTTTGAAGCAATGATTGGCGCATTATATCTAGATCGTGATTGTGATGTAGAGCTATTACGCCCTGCGGTGGAAGCTCTGTTTGCTTCAGTACCACCTGAGTTAGTGAATACTCGTTCCGATCTTGATGCGAAGAATCGCCTACAGGAATGGGTGCAGTCCTACATTGGTCATACTTTACCTCGCTATGTCACCGAAAAAGTGGGTGGAACTGATCATACGCCTGAATTTGCGTCTAAAGTATATGTTGGCGATCGCTTATATGGTCAAAGTCTGCGAAATTTTTCTAGCAAGAAAGAAGCAGAACGCGCTGCTGCGCTTGATGCCTTAGAACAAATAGAGAGAATGTTATGA
- a CDS encoding pentapeptide repeat-containing protein, producing the protein MLDHFARKRKLIERYSQGDRNFEGMDLMGLDLSKVDLSNANLRNANLVSANLWEATLCNVDLSGADLSDADLCGASLLNANLSNTKITRTNFSYTTLSGTSFDHVSLDGANLQSSILNCTNLHSKNLVRANLQKAYLLEANLSKSDLSYANLHHAFLFRANLSRANLQHANLSEADLSEVSLHGANLKWANFSEVDLREADLDHIDFSEINLRLANLSGLNLSNVNFSGSNLSKAILRGTILRGACFKSANLWSADLTNADLTNANLTNADLYGANLAGANLEDALLDVGWRNGVKIC; encoded by the coding sequence ATGTTGGATCACTTTGCTAGGAAACGCAAACTAATAGAACGTTATTCCCAAGGAGACAGAAACTTTGAAGGAATGGATTTGATGGGATTAGATTTAAGCAAAGTTGACCTGAGTAATGCAAATTTACGTAATGCTAATCTGGTCTCTGCCAATCTATGGGAAGCAACTCTTTGTAACGTTGATCTATCAGGTGCGGACTTGTCAGATGCCGATCTTTGTGGTGCTTCGCTTTTAAACGCAAACCTTAGTAATACCAAAATCACTCGCACAAACTTTAGTTACACAACCTTGAGTGGGACTAGTTTTGACCATGTGAGCTTAGATGGTGCAAATTTACAATCCTCAATTTTAAACTGTACCAATCTGCATAGCAAAAACTTGGTCAGAGCAAACCTGCAAAAAGCCTATCTGCTAGAAGCGAATCTTTCTAAATCAGATTTGAGTTATGCCAACCTGCATCATGCTTTTTTGTTTAGAGCCAATTTAAGTCGGGCGAATTTACAACACGCTAATCTCAGTGAAGCTGATTTGAGTGAAGTTAGTCTACATGGAGCAAACTTAAAGTGGGCAAATTTCAGTGAAGTAGATTTGCGTGAGGCTGATCTTGATCACATTGACTTTAGTGAGATCAATCTTCGTCTCGCTAATTTAAGTGGACTAAACTTGAGTAATGTTAATTTCAGTGGTAGCAATTTAAGCAAAGCAATTTTACGCGGTACGATATTACGTGGAGCTTGTTTCAAGTCGGCGAACCTATGGAGCGCGGATTTAACTAATGCGGATTTAACTAATGCAAATTTGACTAATGCAGATTTGTATGGGGCTAATTTAGCTGGCGCTAACTTAGAAGATGCATTGCTAGATGTAGGTTGGCGAAATGGGGTCAAGATTTGCTAG
- a CDS encoding response regulator has protein sequence MAIQNFQILIVDDNKISRDMLARRLSRKDFNLSIAVDGRAALSMIQSNAYDLIFLDIMMPEIDGYAVLKYLKKDPRLCNIPVIIVSAFEEMDSVMQCMEIGADDYLTKPFDPEMLKSAINRCLPSRTPSNLSNTAFEKTNDSSKSTSMDTDNQIADFNLPEHTTRGRSTHTITIDEVVLRIMQSGIINRKSYLYLSKAIYNSLFENIELTDQEVYQINSVFAAIQSGRIRVVDSIAPSKL, from the coding sequence ATGGCAATACAAAACTTCCAAATATTAATTGTTGATGACAATAAAATAAGTCGAGATATGTTGGCGAGACGCTTGTCTAGAAAAGATTTTAATCTGTCAATTGCAGTGGATGGTCGTGCAGCTTTATCGATGATTCAGTCAAATGCCTATGACTTGATTTTTCTAGATATCATGATGCCTGAGATCGATGGATATGCAGTACTGAAATATTTAAAAAAAGATCCAAGGTTATGCAATATTCCTGTAATCATCGTTTCTGCTTTTGAAGAAATGGATAGCGTCATGCAATGTATGGAAATTGGTGCAGATGATTACTTGACTAAGCCCTTCGATCCTGAAATGCTGAAATCCGCAATTAATAGGTGTTTACCCAGTAGAACACCTTCAAATTTATCAAACACTGCTTTTGAGAAAACTAATGATTCTTCAAAATCCACATCCATGGATACGGATAATCAGATTGCTGACTTTAACTTACCTGAACATACTACCCGAGGTCGATCCACCCATACAATTACTATTGATGAAGTCGTTCTGCGAATTATGCAATCAGGAATCATTAATCGTAAAAGCTATCTATATCTTAGTAAAGCAATTTATAATAGTTTATTTGAGAATATTGAACTCACTGACCAAGAAGTTTATCAGATTAATTCAGTCTTTGCCGCAATTCAGTCAGGAAGAATTAGAGTAGTAGACTCGATCGCTCCCAGTAAACTTTGA
- the era gene encoding GTPase Era, translating into MIPESGEGFKSGFVALVGRPNVGKSTLLNALIGQKIAITSPVAQTTRNRLRGILTLPTAQIVLVDTPGIHKPHHLLGQTIVKNAIGAISSVDATVLVVDGSDRMGTGDRFVAETILQSKVPTILGVNKIDILNEVAASEILTSYESFAVEHGWLVAKFSSVTGEGLEALQAMMCDRLPEGPYYYPPDLVTDQPERFIMGELIREQILLLTREEVPHSVAVSIDQVDEQPKITRVMATVHVERDSQKGILIGKKGQMLKEIGTKAREQMQKLIMGSVHLEIFVKVQPKWRSSRFQLSDLGYRVE; encoded by the coding sequence ATGATTCCAGAATCGGGCGAAGGTTTTAAATCGGGTTTTGTCGCATTAGTCGGGCGACCCAATGTGGGTAAATCTACTTTGCTTAATGCTCTCATTGGTCAAAAAATTGCGATTACTTCACCTGTTGCCCAAACGACTCGCAATCGTTTACGGGGAATCCTGACATTACCCACAGCGCAAATTGTGCTAGTAGATACACCTGGAATTCATAAACCACATCATTTGCTAGGTCAAACCATCGTTAAAAATGCTATTGGCGCGATCTCTTCCGTTGATGCAACAGTATTAGTCGTTGATGGTAGTGATCGCATGGGAACTGGCGATCGCTTTGTTGCCGAAACTATTTTGCAGAGCAAGGTTCCTACTATTCTTGGGGTTAATAAAATTGATATATTAAATGAGGTTGCTGCGAGTGAAATCTTGACTAGCTATGAGAGTTTTGCTGTTGAGCATGGTTGGCTAGTTGCTAAGTTTTCGTCAGTGACAGGAGAGGGATTAGAAGCATTACAAGCGATGATGTGCGATCGCTTACCAGAAGGTCCCTACTACTATCCACCAGATCTAGTCACTGATCAGCCTGAACGGTTTATTATGGGAGAATTAATTCGTGAACAGATTCTTTTACTAACTCGAGAAGAAGTTCCCCATTCCGTTGCAGTAAGTATTGATCAAGTTGATGAACAGCCTAAGATTACGAGGGTGATGGCGACCGTCCATGTCGAACGTGATTCACAAAAGGGAATTTTGATAGGTAAGAAAGGACAAATGCTGAAGGAGATTGGGACTAAAGCCAGAGAGCAGATGCAGAAATTAATTATGGGTTCTGTTCACTTAGAAATCTTTGTCAAAGTTCAACCCAAATGGCGCTCATCACGATTTCAACTATCAGATTTGGGATATCGTGTGGAATAA
- the rimM gene encoding ribosome maturation factor RimM (Essential for efficient processing of 16S rRNA) — translation MTEDWLIIGKIVSPQGLKGEVRVLSYSDFPERFETSGKRWIAPSEKVEPQEVRMLSGRELTGKKNLFVVRLEGINDCEQAEALRNFMMMIPASDRPYLEHNEYMIADLVGCHVYHQPTGKLLGEVISIIAAGNDLLEVRNPEHQEIALIPFVEAIVPFVDIDQKRIEVTPPLGLIDQWLSSAS, via the coding sequence ATGACAGAAGATTGGTTGATTATTGGTAAAATCGTCTCACCACAGGGACTCAAGGGTGAAGTAAGAGTTTTATCCTATTCAGATTTTCCTGAGCGCTTTGAAACATCTGGCAAGCGTTGGATTGCACCCTCAGAAAAAGTAGAACCCCAAGAAGTAAGAATGCTATCTGGTCGTGAGTTGACTGGTAAAAAAAATCTATTTGTAGTACGTCTTGAAGGAATTAACGATTGTGAACAAGCTGAGGCTCTGCGTAACTTTATGATGATGATCCCTGCTAGCGATCGCCCTTACCTCGAACATAACGAGTATATGATTGCTGATTTAGTAGGTTGCCATGTTTATCATCAACCAACAGGTAAGCTCCTAGGTGAAGTGATTAGTATTATTGCCGCAGGTAATGATTTGCTAGAAGTTCGTAATCCTGAACATCAAGAAATCGCATTAATTCCTTTTGTCGAAGCGATCGTTCCCTTTGTTGATATTGATCAAAAAAGAATTGAAGTAACTCCTCCCCTCGGACTCATCGATCAGTGGCTAAGTTCTGCCTCTTAA
- the nadC gene encoding carboxylating nicotinate-nucleotide diphosphorylase yields MLPSFIVLDPILEDWLREDIGRGDRSTSGLFSDGNAPIGKAVWIAKADGVVAGLPIAARVFQLLDHSVNFMMIAKDGQTVKSGDLVAKINGSLATLLMGERVALNLVMHLSGIASTTAEYAKAIANSPTRLVDTRKTIPGMRLLEKYATFIGGAINHRYGLDDAVMLKDNHIAAAGGITEAVQRVREHIPFTTLIEVETESIVQVKEAMQLNLDVIMLDNMPLSMMREAIALIRQHSPHTKIEASGNITLTTITQVAELGVDYISTSAMVTRSPWLDISMRIRN; encoded by the coding sequence ATGCTTCCTTCTTTTATTGTTTTAGATCCCATCCTTGAAGACTGGTTGCGTGAAGATATTGGACGTGGAGATCGCAGCACGAGTGGTTTATTTTCCGATGGTAATGCACCCATTGGTAAAGCGGTGTGGATTGCTAAGGCAGATGGTGTGGTAGCAGGATTGCCGATCGCTGCAAGGGTTTTTCAATTACTAGATCATTCAGTAAATTTTATGATGATCGCAAAGGATGGGCAGACCGTGAAATCTGGCGATCTAGTAGCGAAAATCAATGGTAGCCTCGCTACTTTACTTATGGGGGAAAGGGTTGCATTAAATTTGGTGATGCACTTATCGGGAATTGCGAGTACAACTGCGGAATATGCCAAAGCGATCGCTAATTCCCCAACCCGTCTGGTTGATACCCGTAAAACTATTCCTGGTATGAGACTACTCGAAAAATATGCCACATTTATTGGTGGGGCAATCAATCATCGCTATGGATTAGATGATGCCGTCATGCTCAAAGACAACCACATAGCAGCCGCAGGGGGCATTACCGAGGCAGTGCAACGAGTACGGGAGCATATTCCATTCACCACATTGATTGAAGTAGAAACGGAATCGATCGTGCAGGTAAAGGAAGCAATGCAGCTAAATCTGGATGTGATTATGTTAGATAATATGCCCCTATCGATGATGCGTGAGGCGATCGCCCTCATCCGCCAACACAGTCCCCATACGAAAATCGAAGCTTCAGGTAATATTACGCTCACGACGATCACCCAAGTTGCAGAATTAGGCGTAGATTACATTTCTACCTCAGCAATGGTGACGCGATCGCCTTGGTTAGATATTAGTATGAGAATTAGAAACTAA
- a CDS encoding branched-chain amino acid ABC transporter permease — protein sequence MAEFFNTYGFLIVSAIFGAILGISVYLPLMAGQLSLATSGFYSLGGYIAAIASTKILITTTGTLSIGWVLIEMLVAGGVSGILAVILGIPVLRLRGIYLAIATIAFVEILRVVSLNLEITGGAIGIFGIPQPFQTPLEYLWIALPLLGLSMAFMHRLEKIRAGRALIAIREDELAADSMGINPTYYKVLAFTLAAVLAGMVGAVSAHFLNTWNARQGTFDASIIFLAFVLIGGSRTFWGPVVGGIVLTALPEFLRGMASTGVPLWLGQFLKDGRLIIFGVLIVIGTIFYPKGIITPEFLVWCKHTIHKLFVMDKSKNKQGI from the coding sequence ATGGCTGAATTTTTTAATACCTATGGTTTTTTAATTGTATCGGCAATTTTTGGGGCAATCCTAGGAATTTCTGTTTATCTACCATTAATGGCAGGTCAGTTATCGCTAGCAACATCGGGGTTTTATTCCTTGGGTGGGTATATTGCTGCGATCGCCTCCACAAAGATTTTAATTACGACCACAGGAACTTTGTCAATTGGCTGGGTATTAATCGAAATGTTGGTGGCTGGTGGAGTGTCAGGAATATTGGCGGTAATTTTGGGAATTCCTGTCTTACGTTTACGAGGAATTTATTTAGCGATCGCTACCATTGCCTTTGTAGAAATTTTGCGCGTGGTATCTCTGAACTTAGAGATCACGGGTGGTGCGATCGGGATTTTTGGTATTCCTCAGCCATTTCAAACACCTTTAGAATATTTGTGGATTGCTTTGCCACTACTGGGCTTAAGTATGGCTTTTATGCATCGTCTAGAAAAAATTCGCGCTGGGAGAGCCCTAATTGCAATTCGGGAAGATGAACTTGCTGCGGATTCAATGGGGATCAATCCTACTTATTACAAAGTTTTAGCCTTTACTCTTGCAGCAGTTTTGGCTGGCATGGTTGGAGCGGTGAGCGCACACTTCTTAAATACATGGAATGCGCGTCAAGGAACTTTTGATGCCAGTATTATTTTCTTAGCTTTTGTCTTAATTGGTGGTTCGCGGACATTCTGGGGACCTGTGGTTGGGGGCATAGTGCTGACCGCTTTACCCGAATTTTTAAGAGGTATGGCAAGTACTGGTGTTCCATTATGGCTAGGACAATTTCTCAAGGATGGACGTTTAATTATTTTTGGGGTATTGATTGTAATTGGTACAATTTTTTATCCAAAAGGGATTATTACACCCGAATTTTTAGTCTGGTGTAAACATACAATCCATAAATTATTTGTCATGGACAAATCTAAAAATAAGCAGGGAATTTAA